A section of the Platichthys flesus chromosome 22, fPlaFle2.1, whole genome shotgun sequence genome encodes:
- the LOC133933837 gene encoding kinesin heavy chain-like yields the protein MVDVAECGVRVMCRFRPLNEAEINRGDKYIPKFKEDDTVVITAKPYVFDRVLPPNTSQGQVYDQCAKQIVKDVLGGYNGTIFAYGQTSSGKTHTMEGKLHDPQLMGIIPRIAHDIFDHIYSMDENLEFHIKVSYFEIYLDKIRDLLDVSKTNLSVHEDKNRVPYVKGCTERFVSSPEEVMDVIDEGKDNRHVAVTNMNEHSSRSHSIFLINIKQENIETEKKLSGKLYLVDLAGSEKVSKTGAEGAVLDEAKNINKSLSALGNVISALAEGTKTHVPYRDSKMTRILQDSLGGNCRTTIIICCSPSVYNESETKSTLMFGQRAKTIKNTVSVNLELTAEEWKKKYEKEKDKNKGLKSVIQRLEAELNRWRNGENVPEEEQLSSKDQKSIECDNTPVIDNLPPAGGGVAVCGEEHGKFEEDITNLYKQLDDKDDEINQHSQLAEKLKEQMLDQEELLASTRRDYEKIQEEMCRLQAENELAKEEVKEVLQALEELAVNYDQKSQEVEERDQINMLLAEELQQKTALLSAVQRELGQLQELNGLQRKRAAEVLNLLVRDLSDIGAIIGTSDAKSSETNGNGSAVEEEFTVARLYISKMKSEVKSLVNRSKQLESAQADAHRKIQANEKELSSCQLLISQHQAKIRSLTDYMQNMEQKKRQLEESQDALTEELTKLQAQEKRHETTGLEKEDIGRLDGGEDIKKTLEEQLENHREAHQKLLSRLRDKQMMLDELTDLNQGLLLEQERLMSDYEKVKAEEQEKDAKLQKLILLNEQREQAKEDLKGLEETVAKELQSLHNLRKMFIQDLTTRVKKSAELDCEEGLGNGAQKQKISFLENNLEQLTKVHKQLVRDNADLRCELPKLEKRLRATAERVKALENALKDAKENAMRDRKRYQQEVDRIKEAVRSKNMARRGYSAQIAKPIRPGHHPLSSPISSCIKTGGIYTH from the exons atggtgGATGTGGCAGAGTGCGGGGTGAGAGTGATGTGTCGCTTCAGGCCCCTGAACGAGGCCGAAATCAACAGGGGAGACAAATACATCCCCAAATTCAAAGAGGACGACACCGTGGTGATAACG GCCAAGCCGTACGTGTTCGACCGCGTGCTGCCTCCGAACACGTCGCAGGGGCAAGTGTACGACCAGTGTGCCAAACAGATCGTGAAAG ATGTGCTGGGCGGATACAACGGGACCATCTTCGCCTACGGGCAGACGTCGTCTGGGAAGACACACACGATGGAG GGCAAACTGCACGACCCCCAGCTGATGGGAATCATCCCTCGCATCGCCCACGACATCTTCGACCACATCTACTCCATGGATGAGAACCTCGAGTTTCACATAAAg gtctcttattttgaaatctacTTGGACAAGATTAGAGACCTGCTTGATG TGTCGAAGACGAACCTCTCGGTGCATGAAGACAAGAACAGAGTGCCCTACGTCAAG GGTTGTACTGAACGTTTTGTGTCCAGTCCAGAGGAGGTGATGGATGTTATCGACGAGGGCAAAGACAATCGGCACGTGGCGGTGACCA ACATGAACGAGCACAGCTCCCGCAGCCACAGCATCTTCCTCATCAACATCAAGCAGGAGAACATCGAGACGGAGAAGAAGCTGTCGGGGAAGCTCTACCTGGTCGACCTGGCCGGCAGCGAGAAG GTGAGTAAGACGGGAGCTGAGGGCGCGGTGCTGGACGAGGCCAAGAACATCAACAAGTCTCTGTCGGCGCTGGGGAACGTCATCTCCGCTCTGGCCGAGGGAACA AAAACCCACGTGCCGTACAGGGACAGCAAGATGACCCGGATCCTGCAGGACTCACTGGGAGGAAACTGCcgcaccaccatcatcatctgcTGCTCGCCCTCCGTCTACAACGAGTCCGAGACCAAGTCCACGCTCATGTTCGGACAGAG AGCCAAGACCATCAAGAACACGGTGTCGGTGAACCTGGAGCTGACGGCCGAGGAGTGGAAGAAGAAATACGAGAAGGAGAAGGACAAGAACAAGGGCCTGAAGAGCGTCATCCAGAGGCTGGAGGCCGAGCTCAACCGCTGGAGGAACG GGGAGAACGTcccggaggaggagcagctgagctcCAAAGATCAGAAGAGCATCGAGTGCGACAACACCCCCGTCATCGACAACCTGCCGCCGGCCGGAGGAGGCGTCGCCGTCTGTGGCGAGGAGCACGGCAAGTTCGAGGAGGACATCACCAACCTGTACAAGCAGCTGGACGACaag GATGATGAGATCAACCAACACAGTCAGCTGGCTGAGAAGCTCAAGGAGCAGATGCTGGATCAGGAAGAG CTGCTGGCGTCGACGCGGCGAGACTACGAGAAGATCCAGGAGGAGATGTGCCGGCTGCAGGCGGAGAACGAGCTGGctaaagaggaggtgaaggaggtgctgcaggccctggaggagctggccGTCAACTACGACCAGAAGagccaggaggtggaggagcgggATCAGATCAACATGCTGctggctgaggagctgcagcagaagacG gcGCTGCTGTCGGCGGTGCAGAGGGAGCTGGgtcagctgcaggagctgaacgGGCTTCAGAGGAAGAGAGCCGCCGAGGTCCTCAACCTGCTGGTGCGGGACCTCAGTGACATCGGCGCCATCATTGGCACCAGCGACGCCAAG TCCTCAGAGACGAACGGGAACGGCtcggcggtggaggaggagttcACGGTCGCTCGCCTGTACATCAGCAAGATGAAGTCCGAGGTCAAGTCGCTGGTCAACCGCAGCAAACAGCTGGAGAGCGCTCAGGCCGACGCCCACCGCAAGATCCAGGCCAATGAAAAGGAGCTGTCATCCTGTCAGCTGCTCATCTCCCAG CACCAGGCCAAGATCCGCTCTCTGACTGACTACATGCAGAAcatggagcagaagaagaggcagctggaggagagtcAGGATGCTCTGACTGAGGAGCTGACCAAACTGCAGGCCCAGG AGAAAAGACACGAGACGACGGGGCTGGAGAAGGAGGACATCGGCCGCCTGGACGGAGGCGAGGACATCAAG AAGACACttgaggagcagctggagaaccACAGGGAGGCTCATCAGAAGCTGCTCAGCCGCCTCCGAGACAAACAGATGATGCTGGATGAACTGACCGA TCTGAACCAGGGTCTTTTACTGGAGCAGGAGAGACTCATGTCAGACTATGAGAAGGTGAAGGctgaagagcaggagaaggacGCCAAGCTGCAGAAACTCAT TCTGCTGAATGAACAGAGGGAACAGGCCAAAGAGGACTTGAAGGGGCTGGAGGAGACTGTG GCCAAGGAGTTGCAGAGTCTCCACAACCTCCGCAAAATGTTCATCCAGGACCTCACCACCCGGGTCAAGAAG agtGCGGAGCTGGATTGTGAGGAGGGACTCGGCAACGGGGCCCAGAAACAGAAGATCTCCTTCCTGGAGAACAACTTGGAGCAGCTCACCAAGGTTCACAAGCAG CTGGTCAGAGACAACGCCGACCTTCGCTGTGAACTGCCCAAGCTGGAGAAGCGTCTCCGGGCCACAGCCGAGCGAGTCAAGGCCCTGGAGAATGCGCTGAAGGACGCCAAGGAGAACGCCATGAGGGACCGCAAGCGCTACCAGCAGGAGGTGGACCGCATCAAAGAGGCTGTGCGCTCCAAGAACATGGCCAGGAGGGGCTACTCTGCGCAGATCG caAAGCCCATCCGTCCAGGCCACCATCCACTGTCATCCCCCATCAGCAGCTGCATCAAGACCGGAGGCATCTACACCCACTAA